One Flagellimonas sp. CMM7 genomic region harbors:
- a CDS encoding RNA methyltransferase, with amino-acid sequence MRKLENSELDRLDIATFKKAEKSPIIIILDNIRSLNNIGSVFRTADAFLVQKIYLCGITATPPHKDIRKTALGATDSIDWEYRENTLELIEELKSSGVKTIAVEQAENAVMLNKFGTKENETLALVFGNEVKGVSQEVVSASDVVLEIPQFGTKHSLNISVSTGVVVWDIWSKINS; translated from the coding sequence ATGCGTAAACTAGAAAATAGCGAATTGGACCGGCTGGATATAGCCACTTTCAAGAAAGCCGAAAAATCTCCTATAATCATTATCCTAGATAATATCCGCAGTCTTAATAATATAGGTTCGGTATTCAGAACGGCCGATGCTTTTTTGGTACAAAAGATTTATTTGTGTGGTATAACGGCAACACCTCCGCATAAAGACATTAGGAAAACGGCTTTGGGAGCAACAGATAGTATAGACTGGGAGTACCGCGAAAACACGTTGGAACTTATTGAAGAGCTGAAAAGTAGTGGGGTAAAGACAATTGCAGTGGAACAAGCTGAAAATGCTGTTATGCTGAATAAGTTTGGAACCAAAGAAAACGAAACGCTGGCACTTGTTTTTGGAAATGAAGTAAAAGGGGTATCTCAAGAGGTGGTTTCGGCAAGCGATGTGGTTTTGGAAATTCCACAATTTGGAACAAAACATTCTTTAAATATCTCTGTAAGTACGGGAGTTGTAGTGTGGGATATTTGGTCAAAAATAAACTCCTAA
- the mutS gene encoding DNA mismatch repair protein MutS: protein MQQYNAIKTKHPDALLLFRVGDFYETFGEDAIKASKILGIILTHRNNGGDKTELAGFPHHSLNTYLPKLVKAGQRVAICDQLEDPKQTKSIVKRGVTELVTPGVALNDDILSAKSNNFLCAIHFGRNKFGISFLDISTGEFLTSEGSAEQMDKLLQNFAPNEVLVSKTHKKEFLEIFGTQFHSFFLEDWIFQEDYANESLTSHFKTTTLQGFGIDHLNHGIVSSGAVLHYLSETQHRQLQHINKIQRIAEEEYVWMDRFTIRNLELYHSNNLNAITLLDIIDKTISPMGGRLLKRWLALPLKNIEKIQQRHQVVSYLTAEEEELEKVQHWIKQMGDLERLISKLATGKINPKEVVQLKNSLEAIVPVKQLALESTNDSLKTIGEQLDACEALRSKIKEVLNEEAPINLQKGNTVAIGYSTELDELRDLAFSGKDYLDKMLQRETESTGITSLKIASNNVFGYYIEVRNTHKDKVPETWIRKQTLVNAERYITEELKEYEAKILGAEERIYQLEQQLFEQLLVWMQEYIAPVQKNAFLIAQLDCLCGFAQLAKENNYIIPEIDNSTKLEIKDGRHPVIEKQLPLGESYVTNDVVLNRDEQQIIMITGPNMSGKSAILRQTALVVLLAQMGSFVPASSANIGVVDKIFTRVGASDNISMGESTFMVEMNETASILNNLSERSLVLLDEIGRGTSTYDGISIAWAISEYLHEHPARAKTLFATHYHELNEMTTTFGRIKNYNVSVKELKNNVLFLRKLIPGGSEHSFGIHVAKMAGMPQQVIQKANKILQKLEKSHSSAEMTDKLQASQNEMQLSFFNLDDPLLEEIKEEILHLDIDTLTPVEALMKLNEIKRLLSKKKTASS, encoded by the coding sequence ATGCAGCAATACAATGCTATCAAGACCAAACATCCTGATGCGCTGTTGCTTTTTAGGGTTGGAGATTTCTATGAAACTTTTGGAGAAGATGCCATAAAGGCTTCCAAGATTTTAGGCATTATTCTAACCCACCGGAACAATGGTGGTGACAAAACGGAATTGGCCGGTTTTCCTCACCATTCTTTAAATACCTATTTGCCCAAGCTGGTAAAAGCAGGCCAACGTGTCGCCATTTGTGATCAGCTAGAAGACCCCAAACAAACCAAAAGCATTGTAAAACGTGGTGTTACAGAGTTGGTTACGCCAGGAGTAGCTCTTAACGACGACATTCTATCCGCTAAAAGCAATAACTTTTTGTGTGCTATACACTTTGGGCGCAACAAGTTTGGAATTTCTTTTTTAGATATTTCTACAGGAGAGTTTTTAACCTCCGAGGGGTCTGCAGAGCAAATGGACAAACTACTGCAAAACTTTGCCCCAAATGAGGTTTTGGTCTCCAAAACCCATAAAAAGGAGTTTTTAGAGATTTTTGGAACGCAATTTCATAGTTTCTTTTTGGAAGATTGGATTTTTCAAGAAGATTATGCCAATGAAAGCCTAACCTCTCACTTTAAGACCACAACTTTGCAAGGTTTTGGAATTGATCATTTAAACCACGGCATTGTTTCTTCAGGAGCGGTACTCCATTATTTATCCGAAACCCAACACAGGCAGCTACAGCATATCAACAAAATACAAAGGATTGCCGAGGAGGAATACGTTTGGATGGATAGATTCACGATTAGGAATCTAGAACTGTATCACTCCAACAATCTTAATGCCATTACGCTTTTGGACATTATTGACAAGACCATTTCCCCAATGGGTGGAAGACTTCTAAAACGTTGGTTGGCATTGCCTTTAAAAAATATTGAAAAGATTCAGCAACGCCATCAGGTTGTTTCATATTTAACCGCTGAGGAAGAAGAACTTGAAAAGGTACAGCACTGGATAAAACAGATGGGCGATTTGGAACGATTGATTTCAAAACTGGCCACTGGAAAAATAAACCCCAAAGAAGTCGTTCAATTAAAGAATTCTTTGGAAGCCATTGTTCCTGTAAAGCAATTGGCCCTGGAAAGCACTAACGACTCTCTAAAAACAATTGGGGAGCAATTAGATGCCTGTGAAGCTTTACGCTCAAAAATCAAAGAAGTTCTTAATGAGGAAGCTCCCATTAACCTTCAAAAGGGAAATACCGTAGCCATAGGATATTCTACAGAATTGGATGAACTAAGAGATTTAGCTTTTTCCGGTAAAGATTATCTGGACAAAATGTTACAACGAGAAACAGAGTCCACCGGTATTACTTCTCTCAAAATTGCATCCAACAATGTTTTTGGTTACTACATTGAGGTCCGTAACACCCATAAGGACAAGGTCCCGGAAACTTGGATCAGAAAACAAACCTTGGTCAATGCTGAGCGCTACATTACCGAGGAACTCAAAGAATACGAGGCTAAAATTTTAGGTGCTGAAGAGCGTATCTATCAATTGGAGCAACAGTTGTTTGAGCAACTTTTGGTCTGGATGCAAGAATATATTGCCCCAGTTCAAAAGAATGCTTTTTTAATTGCACAATTGGATTGTCTCTGCGGATTTGCCCAATTGGCCAAAGAGAATAATTATATTATTCCAGAGATAGACAATTCCACAAAACTTGAAATAAAAGATGGACGTCATCCCGTAATTGAAAAACAATTGCCCTTGGGCGAGAGTTATGTTACCAATGATGTTGTTCTAAATAGAGATGAACAACAGATTATTATGATTACAGGACCCAATATGAGTGGTAAATCTGCCATATTGAGGCAAACGGCCCTAGTAGTCCTTTTGGCTCAGATGGGAAGTTTTGTCCCTGCCTCTTCGGCCAATATTGGCGTTGTGGACAAAATATTTACCCGCGTTGGTGCCAGTGACAATATTTCTATGGGAGAATCTACTTTTATGGTAGAGATGAACGAAACGGCTTCTATCCTAAACAACCTTTCTGAGCGTAGTTTGGTACTGTTAGATGAAATTGGTCGTGGAACGAGTACTTATGATGGCATTTCCATTGCCTGGGCCATTTCTGAATATCTTCATGAACATCCTGCTCGTGCCAAGACCCTATTTGCTACGCATTACCATGAACTTAATGAGATGACCACCACTTTTGGTCGAATTAAAAATTACAATGTCTCTGTTAAAGAACTGAAGAACAATGTGCTTTTCCTTCGGAAATTGATTCCGGGTGGTAGTGAGCATAGTTTTGGTATTCATGTAGCAAAAATGGCAGGAATGCCGCAGCAAGTGATTCAAAAAGCCAATAAAATTCTTCAAAAGCTGGAAAAATCGCATTCTAGTGCAGAAATGACGGATAAACTACAGGCCTCACAAAACGAAATGCAACTGAGCTTTTTTAATTTGGACGACCCCCTTTTAGAAGAAATTAAAGAAGAAATTTTACACCTGGACATTGATACACTCACTCCTGTTGAGGCACTTATGAAGCTTAATGAAATTAAACGCTTGTTGAGCAAGAAGAAAACAGCATCCTCTTAA